The following proteins are encoded in a genomic region of Xanthomonas cassavae CFBP 4642:
- a CDS encoding DNA topoisomerase IB, which produces MACAHAVVIALTWPSPARPNNRPTTFDVHAMKAKRVLRNAAVAASTAGKLAAVATGAAVATAAVATAAAVAQAKVTARAAGLTYVNDQQPGISRRRAGKSFSYRSADGQRIADADTLQRIRALAIPPAYTEVWICAKPNGHLQATGRDARRRKQYRYHVDWAQVRGEGKFERVIAFGTALPKLRRRLRRDLGLPDFPREKVLGIVVALLADTLVRVGNAEYARSNRSYGLTTLRNRHMEFLKGGRARLKFRGKSGQEHDIEVDDKQLVKLIRQCQQLPGQSLFQYRDDDGQLQPVDSGEVNDYLREAMGEDFTAKDFRTWGGTLAALQRLARLPLPERSSERALKQVQNDVIREVADALGNTPSVCRKAYIDPCVFEGWRAGELQAMATGVRGERQWEAATLKFLTASRAKLKTTTKSNSKRK; this is translated from the coding sequence ATGGCTTGCGCACACGCCGTTGTCATTGCGTTGACGTGGCCTAGTCCTGCCCGGCCCAACAATCGACCGACCACCTTCGATGTGCATGCAATGAAAGCCAAACGCGTCCTTCGCAATGCCGCCGTCGCGGCCAGTACTGCCGGCAAGCTCGCGGCTGTCGCCACCGGTGCAGCGGTGGCCACGGCCGCGGTCGCCACCGCTGCCGCCGTTGCACAGGCCAAGGTCACCGCGCGCGCCGCAGGGCTGACCTACGTCAACGACCAGCAACCCGGCATCAGCCGGCGCAGGGCCGGCAAGAGCTTCAGCTACCGCAGTGCGGATGGGCAGCGCATTGCCGATGCCGATACCTTGCAGCGCATCCGTGCGCTGGCCATTCCACCGGCCTATACCGAGGTGTGGATCTGCGCCAAGCCCAACGGCCATCTGCAGGCCACCGGGCGCGATGCGCGACGGCGCAAGCAGTACCGCTATCACGTCGACTGGGCGCAGGTGCGCGGCGAAGGCAAGTTCGAGCGCGTGATCGCCTTCGGCACCGCATTGCCGAAACTGCGCCGCCGCCTGCGTCGCGACCTGGGTTTACCGGACTTCCCGCGCGAAAAGGTCCTGGGCATCGTGGTGGCGTTGCTGGCCGACACCCTGGTGCGCGTGGGCAATGCCGAGTACGCGCGCAGCAACCGTTCGTACGGGTTGACCACGCTACGCAACCGGCACATGGAATTTCTCAAGGGCGGCCGCGCCCGGCTGAAATTCCGCGGCAAGAGCGGGCAGGAGCACGACATCGAGGTGGACGACAAGCAGCTGGTCAAGCTGATTCGGCAGTGCCAACAACTGCCGGGGCAATCGTTGTTCCAATACCGTGACGACGATGGCCAGCTGCAGCCGGTGGACTCGGGCGAGGTCAACGACTACCTACGCGAGGCGATGGGCGAGGACTTCACGGCCAAGGATTTCCGTACCTGGGGCGGCACGTTGGCCGCATTGCAACGCCTGGCCCGGCTGCCGTTACCCGAGCGCAGCAGCGAACGTGCGCTCAAGCAGGTGCAGAACGACGTCATCCGCGAGGTGGCCGACGCCCTGGGCAATACGCCCTCGGTGTGCCGCAAGGCCTATATCGACCCCTGCGTGTTCGAGGGCTGGCGTGCCGGCGAACTGCAGGCGATGGCCACCGGCGTGCGCGGCGAGCGCCAGTGGG
- a CDS encoding I78 family peptidase inhibitor — protein sequence MRAVLPIARLTCTLVVLAALSACNKPQPDEQEAVAAKAQHAAEQASAPAPDAAPDAPPIGNCDATQVQSLVGQPVTDAVSEQARSDAGAKSVRVLKPGQMVTMEFNGERLNLEVDAKNLVTSVRCG from the coding sequence ATGCGCGCTGTCCTGCCTATTGCCCGTCTGACTTGCACCCTGGTCGTACTGGCTGCGTTGAGCGCCTGCAACAAGCCACAACCCGACGAGCAGGAAGCCGTCGCAGCCAAGGCCCAGCACGCGGCCGAACAGGCCTCCGCGCCTGCACCCGACGCGGCCCCCGACGCGCCGCCGATCGGCAACTGCGACGCCACTCAGGTGCAGTCGCTGGTGGGCCAGCCGGTGACCGATGCAGTGAGCGAACAGGCGCGCAGCGATGCCGGCGCCAAGTCGGTGCGCGTACTCAAGCCTGGTCAGATGGTGACCATGGAATTCAACGGCGAGCGGCTGAATCTGGAAGTGGATGCCAAGAACCTCGTCACCTCGGTGCGCTGCGGCTGA